The Fulvivirga ligni genome window below encodes:
- a CDS encoding Fur family transcriptional regulator produces the protein METKKILNDYKLKSTPCRSEVLQLLISNEHALSHSDIETKIDDSHDRVTVYRTLKSFLSKGIIHKVLDDEGITKYALCHECSKEEHHHEHVHFKCEHCGQTQCLDNVKIPDIALPQGFKSKEKNVLIQGLCNQCNN, from the coding sequence ATGGAAACCAAAAAGATACTGAATGACTATAAGCTGAAATCTACACCTTGCCGATCTGAGGTACTTCAGCTTCTTATTTCTAATGAACATGCTTTGTCTCATTCAGATATCGAAACTAAAATAGATGATTCTCATGACCGTGTTACGGTCTATAGAACCTTAAAATCGTTTTTAAGTAAAGGCATCATCCACAAAGTGCTTGACGATGAAGGCATTACAAAATATGCTCTGTGTCACGAATGTTCGAAGGAAGAACATCACCATGAACACGTACATTTCAAGTGTGAACATTGTGGTCAAACTCAGTGCCTTGATAATGTAAAGATCCCCGATATAGCCTTACCTCAAGGGTTCAAGTCCAAAGAAAAAAATGTTTTGATTCAGGGACTATGTAACCAGTGTAATAACTAA
- a CDS encoding TerC family protein — translation MLGISLFDNTYEPVLFAVFGGIILIFLVIDLGVFNRKAHKISTKSALFQSIFWVVISVCFGFLIYLNDGGTETSLAYFSAYLTEYALSVDNIFVILLILRYFKVKEEYYHNILFWGILGALVFRAIFIFVGAYLIGQFYWILYIFGVFLVYSGIKIFFEGEEDEIDPGKNPILKFARKHLKITKGDFGGRFMVRKGGSLLFTPLFLVIILIETTDLIFAVDSIPAAFAITQSEFIIYTSNIFAVLGLRAKFFLLANIIDKFYLLQKGLAFILIFIGAKMLIELVDIHIPIVASFTVIIVTLVGSIVMSIVLPEKNTESSD, via the coding sequence ATGTTAGGGATTTCATTGTTTGACAACACGTATGAACCTGTGCTTTTCGCTGTTTTTGGAGGAATTATCCTAATCTTTCTAGTCATAGATTTAGGAGTATTTAATCGGAAAGCACATAAAATTTCAACCAAATCAGCCCTTTTCCAGTCTATTTTCTGGGTGGTGATTTCTGTATGTTTCGGTTTTCTCATTTATCTGAATGATGGCGGCACAGAAACTTCATTGGCCTATTTTTCGGCCTATCTCACAGAATATGCACTTTCTGTAGATAACATTTTCGTAATACTTCTCATTCTCAGGTACTTTAAGGTAAAGGAAGAATATTATCATAACATATTGTTTTGGGGTATTCTGGGAGCTTTAGTCTTCCGGGCCATTTTCATTTTTGTGGGGGCATACCTCATCGGCCAATTCTACTGGATACTGTACATCTTTGGAGTATTTCTGGTTTATAGCGGTATTAAGATCTTTTTTGAAGGTGAAGAAGACGAAATCGATCCAGGAAAGAACCCAATTCTTAAGTTTGCAAGAAAACACTTAAAGATTACTAAAGGAGACTTCGGTGGCAGGTTTATGGTTAGAAAAGGTGGCAGCCTTTTATTTACACCCCTTTTCTTAGTGATCATTCTAATAGAAACCACTGACTTAATATTTGCTGTGGATTCCATTCCAGCGGCTTTTGCTATTACCCAAAGCGAATTTATTATCTATACCAGTAATATTTTCGCAGTATTAGGCTTAAGGGCGAAATTCTTCCTACTGGCGAACATCATAGATAAGTTCTACCTATTACAGAAAGGGCTGGCATTTATTCTCATCTTCATCGGCGCGAAAATGCTGATAGAATTAGTGGATATACATATTCCAATCGTAGCATCATTTACCGTGATTATAGTAACGCTAGTGGGTTCAATAGTGATGTCTATAGTGCTACCAGAGAAGAATACTGAATCTAGCGATTAA